From the genome of Nicotiana sylvestris chromosome 2, ASM39365v2, whole genome shotgun sequence, one region includes:
- the LOC138885377 gene encoding uncharacterized protein: MVGERVLLRVSPMKGVMRFGKKGKLGLRFTGPFEILRRVGEVAYELALPSSLAGIHPVFHILILRRYHSDPSHVLDFNSVQLDKDLSYIEEPVAILDRHVRKLRSKNIASVKVQ; encoded by the coding sequence atggttggagagcgggttctgcttcgggtatcgcctatgaagggcgttatgagatttgggaagaaagggaagttgggTCTGAGGTTTactggcccttttgagatattgaggcgtgttggggaggttgcttatgagcttgccttaccttccAGCTTGGCCGGaattcatccggtattccatatTTTGATactccggaggtatcacagtgatccatcacacgtgttggatttcaattcagtccagttggacaaggatctatcttatattgaagAGCCAgtagcaatattggacaggcatgttagaaagctgaggtcaaagaacattgcatcagtgaaggtccaATGA